The proteins below are encoded in one region of Thermosulfurimonas marina:
- a CDS encoding pseudouridine synthase: MRLDRYLAEAGYGTRRETKRLILKRHVTVNGRLVRDPAYQVGPGEEVRVDGKPVSPPARKRYFLFYKPAGYVTSTADKLPTVMEFFREIPRHERLFPVGRLDRDAEGLLLVTDDGELAHRLLHPKYAVPRVYRVRVSGEVSEKALEPLRRGMEIAGERFRPAEVRILERGKGEALLEITLTEGRYHEVKRLLSAVGLKVKHLLRMRFGPLALGNLRPGEYRELTEEEIQRLTTSGPRPPR, translated from the coding sequence ATGCGGCTTGACCGGTATCTGGCCGAGGCCGGCTACGGTACCCGCCGGGAGACCAAAAGGCTCATCCTCAAAAGGCATGTAACGGTAAACGGCCGGCTGGTGCGGGATCCGGCCTATCAGGTAGGGCCCGGTGAGGAGGTCCGGGTAGACGGAAAGCCGGTCTCCCCTCCGGCCAGGAAGCGCTACTTTCTTTTTTACAAGCCTGCCGGTTACGTCACTTCCACTGCCGACAAGCTTCCTACGGTCATGGAATTTTTCCGGGAGATCCCCCGGCACGAGCGGCTCTTTCCCGTAGGGCGCCTTGACCGCGACGCCGAGGGACTTCTCCTGGTGACCGATGACGGGGAGTTGGCCCATCGCCTGCTCCATCCCAAATATGCCGTGCCCCGGGTCTATCGGGTGCGGGTCTCAGGGGAGGTCTCCGAGAAGGCCCTGGAGCCTCTGCGCCGGGGAATGGAAATCGCCGGGGAGCGCTTTCGGCCGGCCGAGGTGCGTATTCTCGAAAGGGGAAAAGGGGAGGCCCTCCTGGAGATTACCCTTACCGAGGGGCGATATCACGAGGTCAAGAGGCTCCTTTCTGCGGTGGGACTAAAGGTAAAGCACCTCCTCCGGATGCGCTTTGGGCCGCTTGCGCTAGGGAATCTCCGTCCCGGAGAATATCGGGAGCTTACCGAAGAAGAAATCCAAAGACTTACCACCTCAGGACCACGGCCGCCCAGGTAA
- the amrB gene encoding AmmeMemoRadiSam system protein B produces the protein MSPDFTPVLRPLDIFPFEWRGRPSLLLRDPLGYTENFLVLPQEVAPLLASMDGRHSLRDLQVVATRTLGRLVMLEEVASLVQKLEAHGFLDGETFKRRKAEVEAAWRKAPSRAPACAGRSYPAEPEALQKFLSGILEAASPSRRSPRVLLAPHLDLSSAARTYAEAYRSLRLPQGARVILLGTGHQLERPFSLLTKDFETPLGRVPVDRALVQALARRVPELFPDEFAHRNEHSLEFQVLFLRYLFGEVPVVPFLFGPVEPYLASGLDPFEAEPRYQALLEGLRALWDENTYLVLGIDFAHLGLRYGDPQPAGPAEGLQAVARDRALLEALFSGDYGRFLAEARASLPFKICGLSCLTFLARFLEGAPRQGEIYHQEAVPFGPGSLVSVAAAGIIF, from the coding sequence ATGAGTCCGGATTTTACCCCGGTTTTGCGGCCGCTCGACATCTTTCCCTTTGAGTGGCGGGGTCGGCCTTCCCTTCTCCTGCGCGACCCCCTGGGCTATACTGAGAATTTTCTAGTCCTGCCCCAGGAGGTAGCCCCGCTTCTGGCCTCCATGGACGGAAGACACAGCCTGCGGGATCTCCAGGTGGTGGCCACCCGGACCCTGGGCCGTCTGGTGATGCTTGAAGAGGTGGCTTCCCTGGTCCAAAAACTTGAGGCTCATGGTTTTCTGGACGGGGAGACCTTTAAGCGTCGCAAGGCTGAAGTCGAGGCTGCCTGGAGGAAGGCCCCCTCCAGGGCCCCGGCCTGTGCCGGTCGCTCCTATCCCGCCGAACCCGAGGCCCTGCAGAAATTTCTTTCCGGGATCCTGGAGGCGGCCTCTCCCTCCCGCAGATCCCCACGGGTCCTTCTGGCCCCCCATCTGGATCTCTCCTCCGCGGCCCGGACCTACGCCGAGGCCTACCGGAGTCTCCGGCTTCCCCAAGGGGCCCGGGTGATCCTCCTCGGGACCGGGCACCAGCTCGAGCGCCCCTTTTCCCTCCTTACCAAGGACTTCGAGACCCCCTTGGGCCGTGTTCCCGTGGATCGGGCCTTGGTGCAGGCCCTGGCCCGGAGGGTGCCGGAGCTTTTCCCCGATGAGTTCGCCCACCGCAACGAACATTCTCTGGAATTTCAGGTCCTCTTTTTAAGGTACCTCTTTGGAGAGGTGCCGGTGGTGCCCTTTCTTTTCGGCCCGGTGGAGCCTTATCTGGCCTCCGGGCTCGATCCCTTTGAGGCCGAGCCCCGATATCAGGCCCTCCTTGAGGGGTTGCGCGCCCTCTGGGACGAGAACACCTATCTCGTCTTGGGGATAGACTTTGCCCATCTGGGTCTGCGCTACGGGGACCCCCAGCCTGCAGGCCCGGCCGAGGGTCTCCAGGCCGTGGCTCGGGACCGGGCCCTGCTTGAGGCCCTCTTTTCCGGAGACTATGGCCGTTTTCTCGCCGAGGCCCGGGCCAGCCTTCCCTTTAAGATCTGCGGCCTTTCCTGTCTCACCTTTTTGGCCCGCTTCCTTGAGGGAGCCCCCCGGCAAGGGGAGATCTACCACCAGGAGGCCGTGCCCTTTGGCCCGGGCTCCCTGGTCTCCGTGGCCGCGGCCGGGATAATCTTTTAG
- a CDS encoding ParB/RepB/Spo0J family partition protein, with product MRELARFEDPVKKMPLILAVFDLEEVEVPPFQRDLSEGLKKHLELAIEKLGFVTPIVVCPHDGRYYVVDGRHRLEAMRDLGAWEIVAVVAPEDLYLHILEFNTEKPPNVKEKSKQAYRLFQEFLRESPEAIEADLYTYFKEPQFITFGFVLEEFEPRFPASFYESLLSKIDRFLEEPLSEAAEERRRRAQKLLEVNQEVNAKYGELGWTNALLKGEIVRKAIQRAYGVRVRTIEDEYYDALEKVKAAVRELGPEDFGGIE from the coding sequence ATGCGGGAGCTGGCCCGTTTCGAGGATCCGGTAAAAAAGATGCCCCTTATTCTGGCGGTCTTTGACCTGGAGGAGGTGGAGGTTCCCCCCTTTCAGCGCGATCTTTCCGAGGGGCTCAAAAAGCACCTGGAGCTGGCCATCGAGAAGCTGGGGTTCGTGACCCCTATTGTGGTCTGTCCCCACGACGGCCGCTATTACGTGGTGGACGGGCGCCATCGGCTGGAGGCCATGCGGGACCTCGGGGCCTGGGAGATTGTGGCCGTGGTGGCCCCGGAGGATCTTTATCTCCATATCCTGGAGTTCAACACCGAAAAGCCCCCCAATGTCAAGGAGAAGTCCAAACAGGCCTACCGGCTCTTTCAGGAGTTCCTGCGGGAAAGCCCGGAGGCCATCGAGGCCGATCTTTACACCTACTTTAAGGAGCCCCAGTTCATTACCTTTGGTTTTGTCCTGGAGGAGTTTGAGCCCCGCTTTCCGGCCAGTTTTTACGAGAGTCTTCTTTCCAAGATCGACCGCTTTCTGGAGGAGCCCCTTTCCGAGGCCGCCGAGGAACGCCGACGCCGGGCCCAGAAGCTCCTTGAGGTCAACCAGGAGGTGAACGCCAAATACGGGGAGCTCGGCTGGACCAACGCCCTTCTTAAGGGAGAGATCGTGCGCAAGGCCATCCAGAGGGCCTATGGAGTGCGGGTGCGGACTATTGAGGACGAGTACTACGACGCCCTGGAGAAGGTGAAGGCTGCGGTGCGAGAGTTGGGGCCGGAGGATTTCGGAGGGATAGAATGA
- the flgM gene encoding flagellar biosynthesis anti-sigma factor FlgM — MKVKDILPYLQGPAKGVERPGRGGKAEAVRVRGERAEGPPREDRVELNGRAVVAEARERMRELPEVREERVEALRREIEAGTYRVEPERVARAMLADLLKDIY; from the coding sequence ATGAAGGTTAAAGATATCCTTCCTTATCTTCAGGGTCCGGCCAAGGGAGTGGAAAGGCCCGGCCGAGGGGGAAAGGCAGAGGCGGTACGCGTAAGGGGCGAGAGGGCCGAAGGTCCCCCTCGCGAGGATCGGGTGGAGCTCAACGGGCGGGCCGTGGTGGCCGAGGCCCGGGAGAGGATGCGGGAGCTTCCTGAGGTGCGGGAGGAACGGGTGGAGGCCCTGCGGCGCGAGATTGAGGCCGGGACCTACCGGGTGGAGCCCGAACGGGTGGCCCGGGCCATGCTGGCCGACCTTCTCAAGGACATTTATTAA
- a CDS encoding biotin/lipoyl-containing protein has translation MELVRLKPGMKPAEIVKTLRESDRVFFTSTSLRDAGQSDYKNRHRLIDLKTLCPLYNEMGLFSVECHGGARWHVGILNRRESPFEELRTYRRLMPNVMLQTLIRETNLWGYRPYPRNVIEYVVSRVDIDLWRCFSFLNDIRNMRTVAEVVMERERLFEPAISFTDADWADNAYYLRVVDEIVALCGGTEEIILCIKDMAGVGSPERIRSLVSAIKDKYPELVIHYHRHATDGLALPAYKAAVEAGVKIIDVEEDSLARFYGQPPMLSAYAYLTEAGFKVNLNVRLAELAVQKVREWINYYDWAESPFKGFDYMVVKHRMPGGAFPSSFEQAEKNGFLHLMPYILELMSYYNRIVKYFDVTPGSQITWVTCSGIVNRYSKEHGEAGVRHILDLLRRFVEEKNCDFEAMSEEEKEELLELFKTAPGDFKNLILGKYGRLPAGWPDEWVYRSAFGEEWQEKLKERTEASPLETVPELDLEAARAELRRELGREPTEEEFIIYLMHPKDALAFFEFFEKYGEASYVLPTPVFRYGLRKPGDKVEFYFMGKPYTIELVSVGAEHDGIMHVVVKVNNKTRVFEVATPRVKKKEVRMAKGPNEIGSPIKGNVWRLGNPKRGELKVGDIYHKGEEMANLEAMKMETPIYAPFECVVEEICVKVNESVVEGQLLFVVKPLEEYRPKEVPANLGEEVKD, from the coding sequence ATGGAACTGGTGCGCCTTAAGCCGGGGATGAAACCGGCAGAGATCGTAAAGACCCTCCGGGAATCTGATCGGGTCTTTTTCACCTCCACCTCCCTGCGGGATGCCGGGCAATCCGATTACAAGAACCGACACCGCCTTATCGACCTCAAGACCCTCTGTCCCCTCTACAACGAGATGGGGCTTTTCAGCGTGGAGTGTCACGGAGGGGCCCGCTGGCACGTGGGTATTCTGAACCGCCGCGAGAGCCCCTTTGAGGAACTGCGCACCTACCGGCGCCTCATGCCCAACGTCATGCTCCAGACCCTTATTCGGGAGACCAACCTCTGGGGCTACCGGCCTTATCCCCGGAACGTGATCGAGTATGTGGTCTCCCGGGTGGACATCGACCTCTGGCGCTGCTTTTCCTTCCTCAACGATATCCGGAACATGCGCACCGTGGCCGAGGTGGTCATGGAGCGGGAGAGGCTCTTTGAGCCGGCCATCTCTTTCACCGATGCGGACTGGGCGGATAACGCTTACTACCTTCGGGTGGTGGACGAGATCGTGGCCCTGTGCGGGGGGACCGAGGAGATCATCCTTTGCATCAAGGACATGGCCGGGGTGGGGAGCCCGGAGCGTATCCGCAGTCTGGTCTCGGCCATCAAGGACAAGTATCCGGAACTGGTCATCCATTACCACCGGCACGCCACCGACGGTCTGGCCCTTCCGGCTTACAAGGCCGCGGTGGAGGCCGGAGTGAAGATCATCGATGTGGAGGAGGACTCCCTGGCCCGCTTTTACGGCCAGCCCCCCATGCTTTCGGCCTACGCCTATCTCACCGAGGCCGGCTTCAAGGTGAACCTCAATGTGCGCCTGGCGGAGCTTGCCGTCCAGAAGGTTCGGGAGTGGATCAACTACTACGACTGGGCCGAAAGCCCCTTCAAGGGTTTTGATTACATGGTGGTCAAACACCGCATGCCCGGTGGGGCCTTCCCCTCCTCCTTTGAACAGGCGGAAAAGAACGGCTTTCTCCACCTCATGCCCTATATCCTGGAGCTCATGAGCTACTACAACCGAATCGTGAAATACTTCGACGTGACCCCGGGCTCCCAGATCACCTGGGTGACCTGCTCCGGCATCGTAAACCGCTACTCCAAGGAGCACGGAGAGGCTGGGGTGCGGCACATCCTGGACCTCCTGCGGCGTTTCGTGGAGGAGAAAAACTGCGACTTCGAGGCCATGAGCGAGGAGGAAAAGGAGGAGCTTCTGGAACTCTTCAAGACCGCGCCCGGGGACTTCAAGAACCTCATCCTGGGGAAATACGGGCGTCTTCCGGCAGGCTGGCCGGACGAATGGGTCTATCGCAGCGCCTTCGGAGAGGAGTGGCAGGAGAAACTCAAGGAGCGCACGGAGGCCAGTCCTCTGGAGACCGTGCCGGAGCTGGACCTTGAGGCCGCCCGGGCGGAGTTGCGCCGAGAGCTAGGCCGCGAACCCACAGAGGAGGAATTCATCATCTACCTCATGCACCCCAAGGACGCCCTGGCCTTTTTCGAATTCTTCGAAAAGTACGGCGAGGCCTCCTATGTGCTTCCCACCCCGGTCTTCCGCTACGGGCTGCGCAAGCCGGGAGACAAGGTGGAGTTCTACTTTATGGGCAAACCCTACACCATTGAGCTGGTCTCCGTGGGGGCCGAACACGACGGGATCATGCACGTGGTGGTCAAGGTGAACAACAAGACCCGGGTCTTTGAGGTGGCCACTCCCCGGGTCAAGAAAAAGGAAGTGCGCATGGCCAAGGGCCCCAACGAGATCGGCTCCCCCATCAAGGGCAACGTCTGGCGCCTGGGCAACCCCAAGCGCGGGGAACTTAAAGTGGGCGATATCTACCACAAGGGAGAGGAGATGGCCAATCTTGAGGCCATGAAGATGGAGACCCCCATCTACGCCCCCTTCGAGTGCGTGGTGGAGGAGATCTGTGTGAAGGTGAACGAAAGCGTGGTGGAGGGGCAGCTCCTTTTTGTGGTCAAGCCTCTCGAGGAATATCGCCCCAAGGAGGTCCCGGCCAATCTAGGCGAGGAGGTCAAGGACTGA
- a CDS encoding acetyl-CoA carboxylase biotin carboxylase subunit, which yields MSGKIRKILVANRGVPAVRIMQTCRDLKIPTVAVYSTPDRLSLHVFMADEAVHIGEGPPLKSYLNMDRIIEAALQTGADAIHPGWGFLAENAEFAQRVIDAGLTWIGPSPRIISLMGDKKAAKELAKRANLPTIPGIEDPQSPEAVLEWMERERVEFPIMLKAALGGGGKGMVKVESAEELPQKFSHAQSEAYKAFGDSSLIAEKYIQRGRHVEVQVVADRHGHVVHLFERECTIQRRNQKIIEETPAPSLDDDLRQEICFTAVRLMREIGYDSAGTVEFLLDSETRKFYFLEVNTRLQVEHGVTELATGLDIVDLMIQIAEGKPLPFHQRDIQSNRWAIECRLTAEDPRTFTPSFGTITRLQIPDGPNIRISTGVYEGAEIPPYYDSMFMLIMSAGADRDQAIRVMDRALSRGLRVEGVKTIAPLLISIIRHPKFRAGEFSTRFIEEHLEELVSAFKEFDPDEEVLKIARYVAEISALGPQSWM from the coding sequence ATGTCCGGAAAGATCCGCAAGATCCTCGTGGCCAACCGTGGAGTGCCGGCGGTGCGTATCATGCAGACCTGCCGGGATCTTAAGATCCCTACGGTGGCGGTTTACAGCACCCCGGACCGGCTGAGTCTCCATGTCTTTATGGCCGATGAGGCCGTGCACATCGGGGAGGGGCCGCCGCTTAAGTCCTATCTCAACATGGACCGCATCATCGAGGCCGCCCTCCAGACCGGGGCCGATGCTATCCATCCCGGCTGGGGGTTTCTTGCGGAAAATGCGGAGTTCGCCCAGCGGGTGATCGACGCCGGTCTTACCTGGATCGGCCCGAGTCCCCGGATCATCTCCCTCATGGGAGACAAGAAGGCCGCCAAGGAGCTGGCCAAGCGAGCCAATTTGCCCACCATTCCGGGGATAGAAGATCCGCAGAGCCCCGAGGCGGTTCTGGAGTGGATGGAGCGTGAAAGGGTGGAGTTTCCCATCATGCTCAAGGCGGCCCTGGGCGGGGGCGGAAAGGGTATGGTCAAGGTGGAAAGCGCCGAGGAGCTGCCCCAGAAGTTCTCCCACGCCCAGTCTGAGGCCTACAAGGCCTTTGGGGACTCCAGCCTCATTGCCGAAAAATATATCCAGCGCGGCCGACATGTGGAGGTCCAGGTTGTGGCCGACCGGCACGGCCACGTGGTGCACCTTTTTGAGCGCGAGTGCACCATCCAGCGCCGCAACCAGAAGATCATCGAGGAGACTCCGGCCCCTTCTCTGGACGATGATCTGCGCCAGGAGATCTGTTTCACCGCGGTGCGGCTCATGCGGGAGATCGGCTACGATTCCGCGGGCACAGTGGAGTTCCTGCTGGACTCCGAAACCCGGAAGTTCTATTTCCTGGAGGTCAATACCCGTCTTCAGGTGGAACATGGGGTCACCGAACTGGCCACCGGACTGGACATCGTGGACCTCATGATCCAGATTGCCGAGGGCAAACCCCTCCCCTTTCATCAGCGCGATATCCAGAGCAACCGCTGGGCCATAGAGTGCCGGCTCACCGCCGAAGACCCGCGCACCTTTACCCCCTCCTTCGGGACCATCACCCGGCTTCAAATCCCGGACGGGCCCAACATCCGCATCTCCACCGGGGTCTATGAGGGGGCGGAGATTCCTCCTTACTACGATTCCATGTTTATGCTCATCATGAGTGCCGGGGCCGATCGCGATCAGGCCATCCGGGTCATGGACCGGGCCCTTTCCCGGGGTCTGCGGGTGGAGGGAGTGAAGACTATCGCCCCTCTTCTCATCAGCATCATCCGGCACCCCAAATTCCGGGCCGGAGAGTTTTCCACCCGCTTCATTGAGGAGCACCTGGAGGAACTGGTTTCGGCCTTCAAGGAGTTTGACCCGGACGAGGAGGTCCTCAAGATCGCCCGCTATGTGGCCGAGATCTCGGCCCTCGGGCCCCAGAGCTGGATGTAA
- a CDS encoding MarC family protein: MRPETLAYLGFLLQVFVGFVAIMNPIGNTPIYLSLVEDFSEAERLRVARTAVLWAFFIVTVFTLGGNLIFRLFGITLPAFRIAGGILLFMIAYHLVRARRSHQHHPTEEEEEESPEDIAVTPLATPILAGPGTITTALSLVGRKTDPVKILTVIGVFGLVCLLTYLCFVYGEALTKRLRPYWVGVMTRLMGLILAVIAVQMVLEGLSEVLPQMFIK, from the coding sequence ATGCGCCCCGAAACCTTGGCCTACCTCGGCTTTCTCCTTCAGGTCTTCGTAGGCTTCGTGGCCATTATGAATCCTATCGGAAATACCCCCATTTATCTTTCGCTGGTGGAGGACTTTTCCGAGGCCGAGAGACTGCGCGTAGCCCGTACCGCGGTCCTCTGGGCCTTTTTCATCGTGACCGTCTTCACCCTCGGGGGGAACCTCATCTTTCGCCTCTTCGGCATTACCCTCCCGGCCTTCCGAATCGCCGGGGGTATCCTCCTTTTCATGATCGCCTATCACCTGGTGCGGGCCCGTCGTTCCCACCAGCACCACCCTACGGAGGAAGAGGAAGAAGAGTCCCCGGAAGACATTGCGGTGACCCCCTTGGCCACTCCCATTCTCGCCGGCCCCGGGACCATCACTACCGCCCTATCCCTGGTGGGCCGTAAGACCGACCCGGTAAAGATCCTCACGGTGATCGGAGTCTTTGGCCTGGTCTGTCTCCTTACCTACCTCTGCTTTGTTTACGGAGAGGCCCTCACCAAGCGCCTACGGCCCTACTGGGTAGGGGTCATGACCCGGCTCATGGGTCTGATCCTGGCGGTAATCGCCGTCCAGATGGTTCTTGAGGGGTTGAGCGAGGTCCTTCCGCAGATGTTTATCAAATAA
- a CDS encoding carbohydrate porin has product MRRLLFCCLIGFLFFGAWGASWAADPEVEELKRMLRQVMEENRRLAQRVEELERRLADYEKRSAKEARVEVPSEKRPWYERVEVGLSAAGLVQGLVGADKELANLHAHGGREPAGASDLVLTDEDKAYGAASVDLSFSAEFSPRDRAYVLLEMGSGKNPEAEVPSFSGIVDEGLSMVPVETEDGDVRVSEAWYERDWRLSWGKLRLRAGKIDVTTEVDQNEYANDELGQFMSPVFVNNAAVEWASYSFGVVAALEAERWSFTLGYEDANSDWDNLFDYPFLVAQLAVSPRLWGRPGNYRFYLWYQGEKHLEWDDLEDYFAKGIEPENDEPAWGFGVSFDQEVAEGMGIFFRYGWRGDELVGYWNTGLEDLDFSYGFEQSASLGVSISGARWGRGEDRLGLGLAWFGISDAYEDYWEGQGVYARRLVLDPHMHRHEARDEWHLEVYYRFQASDHLALTPDFQYTWNPAGLEDDGFWVFSLRGVWEY; this is encoded by the coding sequence ATGAGAAGGCTGCTCTTCTGCTGTTTGATAGGGTTTCTCTTTTTTGGGGCCTGGGGGGCCTCCTGGGCGGCGGATCCGGAGGTGGAGGAGCTGAAGCGCATGCTTCGGCAGGTGATGGAGGAGAACCGGAGGCTGGCCCAGCGAGTGGAAGAGCTTGAACGGCGCCTGGCGGACTACGAAAAACGTTCTGCAAAGGAGGCTCGGGTCGAAGTTCCTTCCGAAAAGCGGCCCTGGTATGAAAGGGTGGAGGTGGGGCTTTCGGCCGCGGGTCTGGTTCAGGGTCTGGTGGGAGCGGACAAGGAGCTGGCCAACCTTCATGCCCACGGGGGCCGGGAGCCCGCCGGGGCCTCGGATCTGGTCCTGACCGACGAAGACAAGGCCTACGGGGCGGCCTCGGTGGATCTTTCCTTCTCCGCGGAGTTTTCTCCCCGGGATCGGGCCTATGTGCTCTTGGAGATGGGCTCCGGCAAGAACCCCGAGGCCGAGGTGCCGAGCTTTTCGGGGATCGTGGACGAGGGGCTTTCTATGGTCCCGGTGGAGACCGAGGACGGGGACGTGCGGGTGAGTGAGGCCTGGTATGAAAGGGACTGGCGGCTTTCTTGGGGAAAGCTACGTCTTCGGGCCGGGAAGATAGACGTGACTACCGAGGTGGACCAGAACGAGTATGCCAACGACGAGCTTGGGCAGTTTATGAGCCCGGTTTTCGTAAATAACGCTGCTGTGGAGTGGGCCTCTTACAGCTTCGGGGTGGTGGCGGCCCTGGAGGCCGAGAGGTGGAGTTTTACGCTGGGCTACGAGGACGCGAATTCGGATTGGGACAACCTTTTTGACTATCCCTTCCTGGTGGCCCAGCTTGCGGTAAGTCCCCGGCTCTGGGGCCGGCCGGGAAACTACCGCTTTTACCTGTGGTATCAGGGGGAAAAGCACCTGGAGTGGGACGATCTTGAGGATTATTTTGCCAAAGGGATCGAGCCGGAAAATGACGAGCCGGCCTGGGGTTTTGGGGTTTCTTTTGACCAGGAGGTGGCCGAAGGGATGGGGATCTTTTTCCGTTACGGCTGGCGGGGGGACGAGCTGGTGGGTTACTGGAACACGGGGCTTGAGGATCTGGATTTTTCTTACGGTTTTGAGCAGAGTGCGAGTCTGGGGGTTTCGATCTCCGGGGCCCGGTGGGGCCGGGGGGAGGACCGGCTGGGTTTGGGCCTGGCCTGGTTCGGGATAAGTGACGCTTACGAGGACTACTGGGAGGGCCAGGGGGTGTATGCCCGGCGTTTGGTCCTGGATCCTCACATGCACCGACACGAGGCCCGGGACGAATGGCATCTGGAGGTTTATTATCGGTTTCAGGCCAGCGATCACCTGGCCCTCACCCCGGACTTTCAGTACACCTGGAATCCGGCGGGGCTTGAGGACGACGGCTTCTGGGTCTTCAGCCTCCGCGGAGTCTGGGAATATTAG
- the cobI gene encoding precorrin-2 C(20)-methyltransferase, producing MRLYGVGVGPGDPELLTLKALRVLQEAVHIFVASSSKNDYSLALRVVEGYLPAGVPVERLSFPMTRERARLEEAWEKNARRVAEVLREKGSAVFLTLGDPALFSTFGHLARAVRERVPEVEIEMVPGITAAQAAAARLGVILAEGEGAFLIASALAAEGVLRKLLRETSSLALYKVYRRTPEILRLLEEEGRLSETRAVSLCGLPEEKVYQDPRDLSHSRPPYFTLLLVGGKSLTE from the coding sequence TTGCGTCTTTACGGAGTGGGAGTGGGCCCCGGGGATCCGGAGCTTCTTACCCTCAAAGCCTTGAGGGTGTTGCAAGAGGCGGTCCATATCTTCGTGGCCTCCTCCAGTAAGAACGATTACTCTCTGGCCCTGCGGGTGGTGGAAGGATATCTTCCGGCCGGGGTCCCGGTGGAAAGGCTTTCCTTTCCCATGACCCGGGAGCGGGCCCGGCTGGAGGAGGCCTGGGAGAAAAACGCCCGCCGGGTGGCGGAAGTCCTGCGGGAAAAAGGTTCGGCGGTCTTTCTCACTTTGGGGGATCCGGCCCTCTTTTCCACCTTTGGACACCTGGCCCGAGCGGTGCGGGAGAGGGTCCCGGAGGTGGAGATCGAGATGGTTCCGGGGATAACCGCGGCCCAGGCCGCCGCCGCCCGTCTGGGGGTGATCCTGGCCGAAGGGGAGGGGGCCTTCCTTATTGCCAGTGCCCTGGCCGCGGAAGGGGTACTCCGCAAGCTGCTCCGGGAGACCTCCTCGCTCGCCCTCTATAAGGTCTATCGTCGGACTCCGGAGATCCTTCGTCTTCTTGAGGAGGAAGGCCGCCTTAGCGAGACCCGGGCGGTTTCCCTCTGCGGCCTCCCGGAGGAAAAAGTTTACCAAGATCCTCGGGACCTTTCCCACTCCAGACCCCCTTATTTCACCCTTCTTCTGGTGGGGGGAAAGTCCTTGACTGAATAG
- a CDS encoding sirohydrochlorin cobaltochelatase produces MRRSWALWVGFFLLGFSGMARAGALSYLPLKHPPLKERPALVLCAFGTSTRARVTFDYLEQKVREAFPGYEIRWAFTSSIIREKMNRIYARKGLPQRLYSLHEVLAQLYAAGYRKVVVQPLHVFPGLEYEAVVEVARRFPDLRIVVGEPLLFRWEYVREVLAVVEKEFLPPEEGLNILVAHGTDVTAQGANLTYLGLDWLVRHRYSNVLLGTVEGIPGGEEVLEEAKRYPGKRVRFIPFMLVAGDHIMHDIMGKDQGEEKSWREILEEAGKEVDCVTARINGRVYYRGLGLYPETADFFVKQIRRALEILKNY; encoded by the coding sequence ATGCGTAGAAGTTGGGCCTTATGGGTAGGGTTCTTTCTGTTGGGTTTTTCGGGTATGGCCCGGGCGGGGGCCCTCTCCTATCTCCCCCTGAAACATCCACCCCTTAAGGAGAGGCCGGCCCTGGTGCTTTGTGCCTTTGGGACCTCCACCCGGGCCCGGGTGACCTTCGATTATCTCGAGCAGAAGGTGCGGGAGGCCTTCCCGGGCTACGAGATCCGCTGGGCCTTCACCTCGAGTATCATTCGGGAAAAAATGAACCGGATTTACGCCCGCAAGGGCCTCCCTCAAAGGCTTTACAGCCTGCACGAGGTCCTGGCCCAGCTTTACGCCGCGGGCTACCGGAAGGTAGTGGTGCAGCCCCTACACGTCTTTCCCGGCCTGGAGTACGAGGCTGTGGTGGAGGTGGCCCGAAGGTTTCCCGATCTCCGCATCGTGGTGGGAGAGCCCCTTCTTTTCCGCTGGGAATACGTGCGGGAGGTCCTTGCGGTGGTGGAAAAGGAATTCCTCCCTCCTGAAGAAGGTCTGAACATCCTGGTGGCCCATGGGACAGACGTGACCGCTCAGGGGGCTAATCTAACCTATCTGGGTCTCGACTGGCTGGTGCGCCACCGCTACTCCAATGTCCTTTTGGGCACGGTGGAGGGTATCCCCGGAGGGGAGGAGGTGCTGGAGGAGGCCAAGAGGTATCCCGGAAAGCGGGTGCGTTTTATTCCCTTTATGCTTGTGGCCGGAGACCATATCATGCACGACATCATGGGAAAGGACCAGGGGGAGGAGAAGAGCTGGCGGGAGATACTTGAGGAGGCGGGAAAAGAGGTGGACTGTGTGACGGCCCGGATAAACGGCAGGGTCTATTATCGAGGGCTGGGGCTCTATCCGGAGACCGCAGACTTTTTTGTAAAGCAGATCCGGCGCGCGCTGGAGATCCTGAAAAATTACTGA